A stretch of DNA from Triticum dicoccoides isolate Atlit2015 ecotype Zavitan chromosome 2A, WEW_v2.0, whole genome shotgun sequence:
gactgtgaagaagacgagaagggactacagttgcaggtggagtcacatggagtctgggagtagcagtggggctcatggcgtatctcaagtccaatgtacatggaggttcgacgcacggacgaattcaaggtggtggagaatattcgccaaggtggagtttgttagaattgtgtcgaatattattgtacaagttaggttacagttggacttggagtcgtacggtgtgtagacaggatacggagtcgtgtccaagtaggacacttgtatcctaggcctctcatatatagcgggggtagacacacgatgtaacctatgccaacataatagcaccgaaacgcaggggaagccggcggcatgtgccggtgtccagggcgaccgggtgcggtattgtagcggtgtcatggggaggagcgcccatagtcaggccccggggatgtagccatatcggtgaacctcattaacaaatctcggtgtcgtgcttgtgtgattgcttgatcctcggtagatcgacggagcgcctcggatttattctaacaaatcTATACAATATGTGTGTTAATTATCCTAGAGTGCATAAATTGCACTATTATATGTTTATCATTTGCATATATTATAAACAGTGTGGTTTCATTGCATAGTTGCGTGAAAGTTttcagtttttattttattttgtttcttcttaaagggtattCATTCTTAGAAGAACCAATGCCACTAATACAGTCTTCAAAACTTTTTTTAGTTTATATTTCATGTTCTTTCTTATTTAAGGGTATTCATTCTTAGAAACTTCTTATTTGTGAATCCACCATTACATGTTCATTCTTAAATATTATAAAAATCAAATTTATATGTAATAGTGTGACTATTTtgtcattatttattttattttttgcatctTCTTTCATCTTATAAAGGAAAATGTCAATGCCACTAGTTCATGCTTCCTGAAAACATTAATTTTGTGTGTGTAAGTATACATGCAAATACTATACATTACGTGTTTAATTATACAATAGCGCGGAAATTGCATGTGCATATTACAAAAAGTCCAGTGCAAAAGTTGTGTGCTAGTTATATTAGAGTGTGAAAGTTGCAGTATTAAATGCTTATTCTTTGCATATTACCAAAAAGtcaatttcaatgcaaagttgtgtccaagttttgtaaagttttttcaaaacaaagaaaacaaataaaccagAATAAGATTTGAGATTGCTAAGTGGGTTTGTCTCCTGATAAATTTCCAAACATATTAGATATACCGTCGGTGAAAGATTTAAAAACCACGTACACCGTCTGCTATAGAAGGCATGTGAGGAATAAGGATTGGATCATTTCATGTTCATTGCAAAAACAACACTTCTTCAGTTTTCGTGCATATATATACATTTGCGACGACGGAGCGGGTGGATAGGACATCATGGTGTATGTAGCATTATTGACATGATCATGAGAAAACCTGATGGCGCGGTGGTCTTCGCGGCATATTGCTATTTGTTTAACTGTAATGACGCACCAGAGGCAGAGTTACACGCTTTGATGCAGGGGATGTATTGGCGTTGCAGCATAGTGATGGCCCGATTATTGCATAGTCAGACTCCTCGGAAGCGCTGTTAGCTTTGACGGGGAATGGCTTGTCGAGATTGGCGCACGGGCATTTGGTGGCGGAGATCGGGTTTCTTATGGAAGATGGAGAGTTTATTCCCTTGAAAATTAAACGTGAGCAAAATAGGGTGATAGATCGGTTGGCGTCGTATAGTCGTACGGAGAGCACCACTGCCGTATGGCTACAAATATAGAGGACCGCCATGTATTGAGGAATTTCTGCCTCTCGACTGTAATCCTGTTATAACGGAATAAAACTCTTTTCActcgcaaaaaaaaagaaagaaaaaaattgacATTGTTTTTGGACCTGACAATGCCCTTGTTCACAAAGGGGTAAACAGTCGGTGTAAATTTTGCTTCCTTTGGTCCCGTTGGAAATTTCCTATTTTCAAATGGCCGATTCTcgtgttctttttcttttttgctctCAGTCAAAGGACTTTTCTGTATGAAAAACAATGCCCGGTCGCACTAAAAAACCTTTGTTGCGTGATTGGGATGTATGCATGCATGCGCCCTCCTGGAAGAGACGCGCGCGGGTGGCTTGAGCGGCCATGGAggtggccatggtgttgatgtgtgGACGAAGAGCGAGACACGATCGCGCAACCATCGCCGATCACCTGAAAGCAAGCAGGAATCTCGATCCGAATACTCTCGGCCGCCGTTCATGATTATAGAATCCTCCAAACTGTGACGTTTTCTGTTGACGGAAAATGTTGACGCGTCCAGATGCATGTGCAGCGACACTTCCTTCCTAGTACCCATCCTTATCGCTCCCGGGAAGACGACGAcacgggcgggcgggcgggcggttcCGGGCAACAAGCAAACTTGCCGTGCAATCACTCATACCATTCAATCGAGTGAACGATGACTTGGTCCGTGCCGCTTGCCTATATATAGTGCCGCCGATCTTATAGGAGAGCATTGTGCAGTCAGTCGACGATCCCCGCTCCACATCCACAGTGCCTAGCTCAAGAAAGCAACACGCCGCCATGGCCATGGAGCAAGCAGTTTATCTCGTCTTGGCTCTTGTGCTCCCCCTCCTACTCCTCAAGCACATCAGAAAGCGCAGCGGCGGCGCTGGGCAGAAGCTGCCGCCTGGCCCCTGGCGGCTGCCGGTCATCGGCAGCCTGCACCACCTCGCCGGCAAGCCGCTGGTCCACCGCGCCTTcgccgacatcgcgcaccggctgggcGACGCGCCACTGGTGTACCTCAAGCTCGGCGAGGTGCCGGTGGTGGTGGCCTCGTCCGCCGAGGCCGCGCGTGAGGTCATGAAGACGCAGGACGTCACGTTCGCGACGCGGCCATGGAGCCCCACCACCAAGATCCTCATGTCGGACGGGGTCGGGGTGGCGTTCGCGCCCTACGGCGCTCACTGGCGCCAGCTCCGCAAGATCTGCATCATGGAGCTGCTCAGCGCCCGCCGGGTGCAGTCGTTCCGCAACGTccgggaggaggaggcggggcgCCTCGTGGCAGCCATCGCAGCGGGTGCCGGTAACGGCGAGCCCGTCAACGTCAGCGAGCGGCTCGCCGTTCTCATCGCGGACATGACCGTGCGCGCCATGATCGGGGACAGGTTCAGTAGGCGGGAAGAGTTCCTTGAGGTGCTCCAGCAGGGAGTCAGGATCCTCTCTGGGTTTAACCTCGGCGACCTCTTCCCCTCATCCCGGCTCTTCGGCTTCGTCAGCGGCTCCGCCCGACAGGCGTGGGAGAATCACACCAAGGGCTTCGAGCTCATCGAGTGCGCCATCAAGCAGCACGAGGAGGTGAAGGCCGCCGCCGCTGCGTCCAACGGCGACGggaaggaggaggagcaggaggacctATTGGATGTGCTCCTCAGGGTACAGAAGGAAGGCGGCCATGATGCGCCTTTTACCATGGGAAGCATCAAGTGTCTATTAGTGGTAAGCTGCCGCTTGGCTAATTATTTTGTTTTCATTCACTAACTAGTAAATTTTAATTTtcttaatttgcatgatttggaagTTAAATGACCTTCTCTTCTATTCTGCAGGACCTGTTTAGTGCCGGGAGCGAGACGTCGGCGACGACGCTCATCTGGGCCATGTCGGAGTTGATGAGGAACCCAACCACCATGgcaaaagcacaagcggaagtacgTAGCCACCTACAAGGGAAGGCAAGCGTAACCGAGGACGACCTGGCTGACCTCAAGTACATGAAGCTGGTCATCAAGGAGACGCTCAGGCTGCATCCGTCGGTGCCCCTACTGCTGCCGCGTGAGCCCACCGAGGCGTGTAAGGTCCTCGGCTACGACGTGCCGACGGGCACCACCGTGTTTGTGAACACGTGGGCGATCTGCCGAGACCCCAAGCACTGGGATGCCCCAGAGGAGTTCAGGCCGGAGCGGTTCGAGTCGGGCGAAGTGGACTTTAAGGGAACCAATTTCGAGTACACACCGTTCGGGGCAGGCCGGAGGATCTGTCCGGGGATGTTGTTCGCGCAGTCTAGCATGGAGCTCGCCCTTGCCGCCCTCCTCTACCACTTTGACTGGGAGCTTCCTGCCGGAGGAGAGTTGGACATGGAGGAGGAGATGGGCATCGCCGTCGGCCGGAAGAACGACCTGTATCTGTATGCCAAAGTCCTTGTGCCGCTTAATTAGCGCATGCTTCATATGTCGCATGCTGGATGCCATCGACTAGATTGGCTAGATCGAACATTCCAGCTGTATATTACAATTTTGTTACCAAGTGTGTCATGGTGGTAATGTAGTAATGATTGTATTCTGTTGTTTTCATGGTTTATTAAAAAATCTAATATTTTTGTATTGATTATTAAATATATGGTTTCCCATCACCAATCTGATTTTCTTTGTTTTATATTATGAGCTCAAGCTATATTTTCCAAACTCTACTCCTTGTGTGAACTCCCTTTTGGTCTTTCGGCCACGTTCGCCACCGTAGTGAGGGTATTGGTGGTTTCCCGTACCGTCAACCACCTCATTGGAGAATCTTTAAAAAAGAAAACAACAGTGGAAATACCATCTTCAAGAACTATCGGCACAAGCCAACAACTGACTAAGAATGTGTACTTGGCGTCGCCAAGACGTCTACGAAGTACTCTTCAGCATGGGATCTTCTTCCATGTTTTGCTAAGTCAACAAGCAGCGAATGGTTTGGGCTTTCGGAGATCTAATTTTTCAATTGCAATAATTCCAGTAGTTTGCAAACAGTTTTGAAAAGTCTTTTCCGTACCCAATATATAGGTACTCTCGACAGGGAAAATATCATGTGATACCAGTCGTTAGATGATACCATGATACCAACTTGCAAAACTCAAATTTAAAgatgtcaaaaaattctgaaaaaaatcatgGATGTTCACAATACATATGTCAACAacccctaaaaaattcagatcaaaattcgaAATAGAGAGGGAGAAAGAAAAAAGACAAATCCATCATGAATAGTGTCAAAAGAAGACAAAAGCTAGAATGCCACTATTCACAtataaatttgtcttttttgtttctcttgtgtatttcgaattttgatctgaattttttaaggGTTGTCGACATATGTGTTGTGAAtattcataattttttcagaattttttgatatgTTTAAATTTGAGTTTTGCAAGTTGGTATCATGGTATCATGTAAGCAATGGTATCACCTGATACTTCCCCACTCTCGACATTCGCAAATGAATAGTAGAATGACCTTAGATTAAAAATATACCCTTAAAAAGTaggagagagaagagaaaaaaaatcaaaaggggCATTTATGTAAGATgaatctctctctgtctctctctcatgcATCCCAGGAGTAAAGACCGGGAGGGAATGAGCTTCTCACATCGATTAGCGAATGTGGACCGTCCGATCGATTTCCCTGTCTAATATTGACCGTCTGATCTCGGATAAGATCGCTCTGGGCCGCCGGATCTTTACCGCGATCGTGCTCGGCCGTCGGATAAAATTCCAATTGCATCAATATGTAAATATTGTGCCCCCACCGGGCCATTTTCGTCACTTCGCTTCTTGGGCCAGGAGGCGATACACATACGCGACCACATCCACCTTCTCCCCTCGCTCCTCACTTCCCCCCACTCACGAACCCTAGCTTCTCTGTGCCGCCGCCGCTCGGTCCGGATTTGGAGCTGACGTGCTCGCCTTGCCTCAGGTACGTCGTCCCGCACTCTTCTCCATCCATCCTTCCCCTTCTCGCGGCCGTTCCTCGTGGCTAGGCTGACTTCGTCCTCGTGctgcagttggttccggatttgGCCACACGCTCGCGTCCGTCGTCCGTCGTTTGCTCGGCCGTCGCCATGAGAAAGGTTCATTCTTCTTTCTTTGTTAGTCCTTTCGTTTTTCCTGCTCGCTGTGCATCCGTGCGTGGCTCACGCCGTGGTTGTTCTTTGCGGATGAACAGGGAGGTGGATATGGTTTGTTCCTTCTTCGGATTTGGCCGTGCTTGGTCCTGCTTTTCTGTTTCAGGTGCGGTTCTGAACCATCCACATATGCGTTTATTTTTTGTTGATTCTTTAACTGTCCGCTGTTGCCGTTGCATGGTTGTCTGGTTTGGGTATGTAAGATTACAATCAAACTGAACTATAACAATTTATACAGCATAGTTAGGTATCAAACTAATTATGTATTcacgtgaagactatgcaaagcaaATGGATGTACAGTCGTTACATATGTTCAGGTTTAGGAGATTTACCATGACAGCTTGTGACAGATGCAAAACATGGATGCAAGCAAGTGTGATTGTATGATGGTTGTGAGGTGTGTGCACTCGGTTGCTGTTGTTTTATCGCAGTTGGTGTATTGTAAAATCAAGCACTAAACAATTGGCAGTATCTTTTATAATCTTGGGTGTTGTTATTTCTAATGTGTAAGATTGGTTGTACATCATTCGTAGTTTGTGTTGTTCGGCACATAACTCACTCCTCATTGTAAAATGATGATGGTCTGTGATGTGTTGTCCTGCACATCACTAAGTAATGATGCATTTCTGTGGGAAGCTTCTGATAAACTGTAATTATGCTTGCTGTTATGTGCCAGGTTCGTCGCTGCAGTTGTTGTGGTGTCTCTAGCTGTTATTCATTCCTATTGACACGTTTCGCCTAGCTCTCAGGTGCTTTTCTTCTAACTTTTTTATGTTACTGTTATTTACCTTTGCATGTTGATCTATGGTGGGGTCTATTTTTGGGCACTACCTTCTGGCTGATCGGTTCTAAGTTTTGGTTTTGGGGTGCTTTCTAGCTTTTTTGTGTGAGTGGCCTTATTCTAGGTTATATTTTGTGGGTGGCAGGATGTTTGCTGTGAGTTGTTCGTATATGCATCTATTGGATGTGGTTGCCACCCGGTGTTCGTTGCCATTCCATTCGTACTTGAGAGAGATAATGGACGATGGGGTCGTGCTCGGAGGAGTTGAGCTCGAATTTGATGTGCCCGGAAGTG
This window harbors:
- the LOC119358839 gene encoding zealexin A1 synthase-like — its product is MAMEQAVYLVLALVLPLLLLKHIRKRSGGAGQKLPPGPWRLPVIGSLHHLAGKPLVHRAFADIAHRLGDAPLVYLKLGEVPVVVASSAEAAREVMKTQDVTFATRPWSPTTKILMSDGVGVAFAPYGAHWRQLRKICIMELLSARRVQSFRNVREEEAGRLVAAIAAGAGNGEPVNVSERLAVLIADMTVRAMIGDRFSRREEFLEVLQQGVRILSGFNLGDLFPSSRLFGFVSGSARQAWENHTKGFELIECAIKQHEEVKAAAAASNGDGKEEEQEDLLDVLLRVQKEGGHDAPFTMGSIKCLLVDLFSAGSETSATTLIWAMSELMRNPTTMAKAQAEVRSHLQGKASVTEDDLADLKYMKLVIKETLRLHPSVPLLLPREPTEACKVLGYDVPTGTTVFVNTWAICRDPKHWDAPEEFRPERFESGEVDFKGTNFEYTPFGAGRRICPGMLFAQSSMELALAALLYHFDWELPAGGELDMEEEMGIAVGRKNDLYLYAKVLVPLN